From the genome of Naumannella halotolerans, one region includes:
- a CDS encoding permease — protein sequence MDVLNAVGRALAMAGAMGWQILWPLVLGFTLSGVIQAVVRTERVTQLMSDDSPRSIAVSALMGAASSSCSYAAVALARALFRKGAHFAAAMAFEIASTNLVLELGLVLWFVMGWQFTAAEFVGGPIMIVLVALGFRLWMRGRIVDAARQQADRGLAGSMEGHAAMDMSVPGDAGFWSRLLSRDGVTAVSRYFVMDWTAVLRDIVLGLLIAGAFAAWVPKAWLQAVFFTDDPVASFVLGPLIGPLLAVISFVCSVGNVPLAAVLWNGGISFGGVVSFLFADLIIVPIILIYRKYYGWKATIRIGLIFYAAMAIAGYVVELIFGPLGLVPSFRNLSIGETGISWNYTTWLNIAFLALAGILLLVFFRTGSGSMLGMMGGSPRPTEPGSSGSPAHG from the coding sequence ATGGACGTGCTGAATGCGGTCGGTCGTGCGCTGGCGATGGCCGGAGCGATGGGATGGCAGATCCTTTGGCCGCTGGTCCTCGGCTTCACGCTGTCGGGCGTCATCCAGGCAGTCGTGCGCACGGAGCGCGTCACCCAACTGATGTCGGACGACTCGCCGAGGTCGATCGCGGTCTCCGCGCTGATGGGGGCGGCGTCCTCGTCGTGCTCCTATGCCGCCGTCGCGCTGGCGCGGGCACTGTTCCGCAAGGGAGCGCACTTCGCCGCGGCCATGGCCTTCGAGATCGCCTCGACCAACCTGGTGCTCGAGCTGGGGCTCGTGCTGTGGTTCGTCATGGGCTGGCAGTTCACCGCGGCTGAGTTCGTCGGCGGCCCGATCATGATCGTGCTGGTCGCGCTCGGATTCAGGCTCTGGATGCGCGGCCGCATCGTCGACGCCGCCCGCCAGCAGGCAGACCGGGGGCTGGCCGGATCGATGGAGGGACACGCCGCCATGGACATGTCGGTTCCGGGCGACGCCGGGTTCTGGTCCCGCTTGCTCTCCCGGGACGGCGTGACCGCGGTCTCCCGCTACTTCGTGATGGACTGGACCGCCGTGCTCCGCGACATCGTGCTGGGGCTGCTGATCGCCGGCGCGTTCGCCGCCTGGGTGCCGAAGGCCTGGCTTCAGGCGGTGTTCTTCACCGACGACCCCGTCGCCTCCTTCGTGCTGGGTCCACTGATCGGGCCGCTTCTGGCCGTCATCAGCTTCGTCTGCTCGGTGGGCAACGTGCCGCTCGCGGCGGTGCTGTGGAATGGCGGCATCAGCTTCGGCGGGGTTGTCAGCTTCCTCTTCGCCGACCTGATCATCGTCCCGATCATCCTGATCTACCGCAAGTACTACGGATGGAAGGCCACGATTCGTATCGGCCTGATCTTCTACGCCGCGATGGCGATCGCCGGGTACGTGGTCGAGCTGATCTTCGGCCCGCTCGGGCTCGTGCCCAGTTTTCGGAATCTGTCCATCGGCGAGACAGGCATCAGCTGGAACTACACCACCTGGCTCAACATCGCCTTCCTCGCCCTCGCAGGCATTCTCCTCCTGGTCTTCTTCCGCACGGGCAGCGGCAGCATGCTCGGCATGATGGGCGGATCCCCCCGACCCACCGAACCCGGCAGCTCCGGTTCACCCGCCCACGGCTGA
- a CDS encoding twin-arginine translocation signal domain-containing protein, protein MNQKRSKNKHRHGASTNREPGSARARARLAEMKRQEARARTRRRFLVGVTAVIVAGALGIGIWLVARQVSAPNAAGPVAGTKGRSDLPPWGLPADPGRLAEAAGLQASNMEGTAAHFHSHLDITVNGQPLAVPGAIGVDAKTGSMSELHTHDERGVLHVESHKTDGKYTLGQLFAEWDVRLDGQGIGGLTNNKTDSLRAYVDGKRFSGNPATIQLGERRQISLIYGPRNATDNPPSSFAFDANE, encoded by the coding sequence GTGAATCAGAAGCGATCGAAGAACAAGCATCGACACGGTGCATCGACCAATCGCGAACCCGGATCCGCGCGCGCCCGCGCCCGGTTGGCAGAGATGAAACGGCAGGAGGCCCGCGCCCGAACGCGGCGGCGTTTCCTGGTCGGGGTCACCGCGGTCATCGTCGCCGGTGCCCTCGGCATCGGCATTTGGCTGGTGGCCCGGCAAGTATCAGCACCCAACGCCGCTGGGCCGGTGGCCGGCACCAAGGGGCGAAGCGATCTGCCGCCGTGGGGGCTCCCGGCCGATCCGGGCCGCCTGGCCGAGGCCGCCGGTCTGCAGGCATCGAACATGGAAGGCACCGCCGCGCACTTCCACTCCCATCTGGACATCACCGTCAACGGCCAGCCGCTCGCGGTACCGGGAGCAATCGGCGTCGACGCGAAGACCGGCTCGATGTCGGAGCTGCACACCCACGACGAACGCGGCGTCCTGCACGTCGAGTCACACAAGACCGACGGCAAATACACCCTCGGACAGCTGTTCGCCGAGTGGGACGTGCGACTCGACGGCCAAGGCATCGGCGGCCTGACCAACAACAAGACCGACAGCCTGCGCGCCTACGTGGACGGCAAACGGTTCAGCGGCAACCCCGCAACGATCCAACTCGGCGAGCGACGCCAGATCTCACTGATCTACGGCCCCCGGAACGCGACCGACAATCCGCCCTCGAGCTTCGCCTTCGACGCCAATGAATGA
- a CDS encoding carboxymuconolactone decarboxylase family protein, protein MPRFDPLTAETAVGASRDLLGELVERHGTVGDMVSTMAHSPAVLGGYLQLSRAMRRAKLDRRISELISIAVQAQQGCGLCLDSHVAAARSLGVAEEEISLAHQGTSSEPSVAAMIRLGLQVYREPTSVTDEQIDQLRAFGYSDRAIADVVGVVALNILTGAFNLVAGLRPDEQR, encoded by the coding sequence ATGCCCCGTTTCGACCCGCTGACCGCGGAGACCGCCGTCGGCGCGTCCCGGGACCTGCTCGGCGAGCTCGTCGAGCGCCACGGCACCGTGGGCGACATGGTCTCCACGATGGCCCACTCCCCGGCCGTCCTCGGCGGCTATCTGCAGCTGAGCCGGGCCATGCGCCGCGCCAAGCTCGACCGGAGGATCAGCGAGCTGATCTCCATCGCCGTGCAGGCGCAGCAGGGCTGCGGCCTGTGCCTCGACTCGCACGTCGCCGCCGCCCGCTCCCTGGGCGTCGCCGAGGAGGAGATCAGCCTCGCCCACCAGGGCACGTCGAGCGAGCCGTCCGTGGCGGCGATGATCCGGCTCGGGCTGCAGGTCTATCGGGAACCGACCTCCGTCACCGACGAGCAGATCGACCAGCTCCGTGCTTTCGGCTACAGCGACCGCGCGATCGCCGACGTCGTCGGCGTCGTCGCGCTCAACATCCTCACCGGCGCGTTCAACCTCGTCGCCGGACTGAGACCTGATGAGCAGCGCTGA
- a CDS encoding TlpA family protein disulfide reductase, with protein MLRLARPGPVKNRRVVVAAAASATLLLVTSACTPGAGASPTGGTSRGAVPDPGLVLFKPSDRQRAAVAEGPKVMGSGAATTRHPGKVVVINVWASWCGPCRKEAPDLAAASRSTAEVARFVGLNIRDQRDAAQAFSRAVKMPYPSIFDPEGQQLVKFSGQLSTTAIPTTLVIDEQQRSAARITGPVDRDTLTQLINDTANGR; from the coding sequence ATGCTTCGTCTCGCCAGGCCCGGCCCGGTCAAGAACCGGCGTGTCGTTGTCGCGGCAGCCGCCTCGGCAACGCTTCTTCTCGTTACTTCGGCCTGCACTCCTGGTGCCGGTGCATCCCCGACTGGTGGCACCAGTCGCGGAGCCGTCCCCGATCCAGGCCTAGTTCTGTTCAAGCCGTCCGACCGGCAGCGAGCCGCAGTCGCCGAAGGGCCCAAGGTCATGGGATCGGGGGCCGCGACTACGAGGCATCCGGGCAAGGTCGTGGTGATCAATGTCTGGGCCTCTTGGTGCGGCCCCTGCCGCAAGGAGGCCCCCGACCTGGCCGCTGCGAGCCGCAGCACGGCCGAGGTCGCCCGCTTCGTCGGCCTCAACATCAGGGATCAGCGAGATGCGGCGCAGGCGTTCAGCCGTGCCGTCAAGATGCCGTATCCGAGCATTTTCGACCCCGAGGGGCAACAGTTGGTCAAGTTCTCCGGGCAACTGTCGACCACCGCCATCCCAACAACGCTGGTGATCGACGAGCAGCAGCGCAGCGCGGCCCGAATCACGGGCCCCGTCGATCGCGACACCCTGACCCAGTTGATCAACGACACCGCCAACGGCAGGTGA
- a CDS encoding cytochrome c biogenesis CcdA family protein, whose protein sequence is MLDQLAAWATQSVSGSMPVALPVAFLAGLVSFFSPCVIPLLPGYISYATGMSAADLVAGGSRHRLGRTLMGSSLFVAGFGVVFVASASLAGLLGSRFITWQDPLTRVMGVIMIGLGLAFAGLLRFAQRDLRLSWLPRFGLLAAPLIGFVFGLGWTPCIGPTLGVVLTMAMSQATAAKGAWLAIAYTLGLGIPFIAAAIAFNKISTAARALRNRQQLIMRIGGVSMIIVGLLMATGLWTNVIGALRQSISGFVTVI, encoded by the coding sequence ATGCTTGATCAACTGGCCGCATGGGCGACACAGTCGGTGAGCGGGTCGATGCCGGTCGCCCTCCCGGTCGCGTTCCTCGCCGGTTTGGTGTCGTTCTTCTCCCCCTGCGTCATCCCGCTGCTGCCCGGCTACATCTCCTACGCCACTGGCATGTCTGCCGCCGATCTCGTCGCCGGCGGCTCACGGCATCGTCTGGGACGGACCTTGATGGGCAGCAGCCTGTTCGTCGCCGGGTTCGGCGTGGTCTTCGTTGCGAGCGCGTCCCTGGCCGGGCTGCTGGGCAGCAGGTTCATCACCTGGCAGGACCCGCTCACCCGAGTCATGGGCGTGATCATGATCGGGCTCGGACTGGCCTTCGCCGGCCTCCTCCGCTTCGCCCAGCGCGACCTGCGACTCAGTTGGCTACCTCGCTTCGGGCTTCTCGCGGCCCCGCTGATCGGCTTCGTCTTCGGGCTGGGCTGGACGCCGTGCATCGGGCCGACCCTCGGGGTCGTGCTGACCATGGCGATGAGTCAGGCGACCGCAGCCAAAGGGGCGTGGCTGGCCATCGCGTACACGCTCGGACTCGGCATCCCGTTCATCGCCGCGGCGATCGCGTTCAACAAGATCAGCACCGCCGCCCGCGCACTGCGGAACAGGCAACAGTTGATCATGCGCATCGGCGGCGTCTCCATGATCATCGTCGGCCTGCTGATGGCCACCGGTTTGTGGACCAATGTGATCGGTGCGCTCCGACAATCCATCAGCGGATTCGTGACGGTGATCTGA
- a CDS encoding metal-sensitive transcriptional regulator has product MTLDTTTDDIGTASPGTEVDAAAHHHGYISDKDRYLTRMKRIEGQARGIAKMIDDEKYCIDILTQVSALTRALQGVATGLLDDHLKHCVLDAAKQGDDDAAIAKIQEATDAINRLVRS; this is encoded by the coding sequence ATGACACTCGACACCACCACCGACGACATCGGCACCGCCAGCCCCGGCACCGAGGTCGACGCAGCGGCCCACCATCACGGCTACATCAGCGACAAGGACCGCTACCTGACGCGCATGAAGCGCATCGAGGGCCAGGCCCGCGGCATCGCCAAGATGATCGACGACGAGAAGTACTGCATCGACATCCTCACCCAGGTCTCGGCGCTCACCCGAGCTCTGCAGGGCGTGGCGACCGGACTGCTCGACGATCACCTCAAGCACTGCGTCCTCGACGCCGCCAAGCAAGGCGACGACGACGCGGCCATCGCCAAGATCCAGGAAGCCACCGACGCGATCAACCGCCTCGTCCGCTCCTGA
- the lnt gene encoding apolipoprotein N-acyltransferase, with protein sequence MTSRRDTSTGSIASAAASVVDGAVLSGSTGAASSGILADRRLRSLGRLILATLSGSAVGFAFQPYALWPLGFLGVAGLSVAVRKAPARRGFAAGYAFGVAMLLVAIGWVRVIVGGGAAAYLGVVGLIGFEAVFFGLLGVALSMIGRLRFWPVIAAAAWVGVEYLYSRYPFGGFGWTRLAYTAVDTPLAGLLPFIGTVGVSFAVALLAQCVGWLAIEIIRARRSHGPLTRSMVARTAIPALATWSIVMGTGLALSGWNPGPPAPAQKARVGIVQGNVPGKGIDAMGRMRAVTANHVQETRRLINAADQGRIARPDFVLWPENSTDIDPTVDPITRDQLQSATELAGVPIFAGAVMDGPGVDQRQTSGLWWDPRRGIVARYDKRNLVPFGEWIPFRDRLLPVFPILKLVGAQSVPGTRPGALPVPLRLAGGPEQPVIVGDAICFELAYDDTIYDVITGGAQLFLVQSNNATYVGTGQVDQQFAITRARAMETRREIAVATTNGVSGFIGRDGRVQWKTHERTAASTVVTMPLRTNITPAVRIAPWLERGLALLALSGCLTATVGRGRARRRERQERDDDRE encoded by the coding sequence ATGACGTCCCGGCGTGATACGTCGACCGGCAGCATCGCCAGCGCGGCAGCCAGCGTGGTGGACGGTGCTGTTCTCAGCGGGTCAACCGGTGCGGCTTCGAGCGGGATCCTCGCCGATCGCAGGCTCCGATCGCTGGGCCGGCTGATCTTGGCGACCCTGTCCGGGTCCGCGGTCGGGTTCGCGTTTCAGCCGTACGCGCTGTGGCCGCTGGGCTTCCTCGGCGTAGCGGGACTGTCGGTGGCCGTTCGCAAGGCTCCGGCACGTCGCGGCTTCGCGGCCGGGTACGCGTTCGGGGTGGCGATGCTCCTGGTGGCGATCGGCTGGGTCCGGGTGATCGTCGGCGGCGGCGCGGCCGCCTACCTGGGTGTGGTCGGCCTGATCGGATTCGAGGCCGTCTTCTTCGGGCTGCTCGGCGTCGCGCTGTCGATGATCGGGCGGCTCCGGTTCTGGCCGGTGATCGCCGCTGCTGCCTGGGTCGGCGTCGAGTACCTCTACTCGCGATATCCGTTCGGCGGTTTCGGCTGGACCCGTCTGGCCTACACCGCAGTGGATACCCCGCTGGCCGGACTGCTGCCCTTCATCGGCACCGTAGGCGTGTCGTTCGCGGTGGCTCTGCTGGCCCAGTGCGTCGGCTGGCTGGCGATCGAGATCATCCGGGCACGGCGATCGCACGGACCGCTGACACGCAGCATGGTGGCCCGGACAGCGATACCGGCATTGGCGACCTGGTCGATCGTGATGGGCACGGGTTTGGCCCTGTCCGGGTGGAATCCCGGCCCGCCGGCCCCTGCACAGAAGGCGCGTGTGGGCATAGTCCAGGGCAACGTGCCGGGGAAAGGGATCGACGCGATGGGCCGGATGCGCGCCGTCACCGCGAACCACGTCCAGGAGACCCGCCGACTGATCAACGCCGCAGACCAGGGACGGATCGCCCGGCCCGACTTCGTCCTGTGGCCGGAGAACTCCACCGACATCGACCCGACCGTCGACCCGATCACGCGCGACCAGCTGCAGTCCGCGACCGAGCTTGCCGGGGTTCCCATCTTCGCCGGAGCGGTGATGGACGGCCCCGGCGTCGACCAGCGGCAGACCAGCGGCCTGTGGTGGGACCCCCGCCGGGGCATCGTGGCCCGCTACGACAAGCGCAACCTGGTCCCGTTCGGCGAATGGATCCCCTTCCGCGACCGACTGCTGCCCGTGTTCCCGATCTTGAAGCTGGTCGGCGCACAGTCGGTGCCGGGCACCCGGCCCGGCGCACTCCCGGTCCCCCTCCGCCTGGCCGGCGGCCCGGAGCAGCCGGTCATCGTGGGGGATGCGATCTGTTTCGAGCTGGCCTACGACGACACGATCTACGACGTGATCACCGGCGGTGCGCAGCTCTTCCTGGTCCAGAGCAACAATGCGACCTACGTCGGGACCGGCCAGGTCGACCAGCAGTTCGCCATCACCCGGGCACGAGCGATGGAGACCCGCCGCGAGATCGCCGTCGCCACCACCAACGGAGTCTCCGGCTTCATCGGCCGGGACGGCCGTGTGCAGTGGAAGACCCACGAGCGCACCGCCGCCTCGACCGTGGTGACGATGCCGCTGCGCACCAACATCACCCCGGCGGTGCGGATCGCCCCCTGGCTGGAGCGTGGCCTCGCACTCCTCGCGCTGAGCGGCTGCCTCACGGCGACGGTCGGGCGTGGCCGCGCCCGCCGGCGAGAGCGGCAGGAGCGTGATGATGATCGTGAGTAG